Proteins encoded in a region of the Methanobrevibacter millerae genome:
- a CDS encoding phosphate signaling complex PhoU family protein — translation MAKKNKTLKDILDLILYENPATQDEIAERLGISRRYVSQLIQPLIKEGAIKRAYMIDLKSYEQIAESLGDYVTPKNISGNVLINDMLFNMAKHVNYQLEMSFNAILESDTDMANKALEMDYTTNNMVEKVRTSVETIASINQHSELSKSLLYNEVAYDLERIGDYCAHIAKFAINEVYEINESILKKLKKMYKTAQKMIRLSMLAFLEGDTDLKDDIMELEESIHILQTKAINLIATQMAESSFDEKERSNYFIYLFRVIKAFERIGDISVEIRDVAIEFHDNIPRPTTPRSFRLN, via the coding sequence ATGGCTAAGAAAAACAAGACTTTAAAGGACATTCTGGATTTGATTCTATATGAAAATCCCGCCACTCAGGATGAGATTGCGGAAAGACTGGGAATTTCCAGAAGATACGTTTCCCAATTGATACAGCCGTTAATTAAGGAAGGAGCCATTAAAAGGGCATATATGATAGACTTGAAAAGCTACGAGCAGATTGCGGAATCATTGGGGGATTATGTTACTCCAAAAAATATTTCCGGCAACGTTTTAATTAATGACATGCTCTTTAACATGGCCAAGCACGTGAATTATCAGCTTGAAATGTCCTTTAATGCAATTCTTGAATCTGATACGGATATGGCCAACAAGGCTTTGGAAATGGATTATACTACCAATAACATGGTTGAAAAAGTTAGAACTTCCGTTGAAACCATTGCCAGCATCAATCAGCATTCGGAGCTTTCAAAATCTCTCTTGTATAATGAAGTTGCATACGATCTGGAGCGTATCGGCGATTACTGCGCCCATATTGCTAAATTCGCTATCAATGAAGTTTATGAGATTAACGAATCCATCCTTAAAAAGCTAAAGAAAATGTATAAGACGGCTCAAAAGATGATTCGTCTGTCAATGCTTGCGTTTCTGGAAGGGGATACGGATTTAAAGGATGACATTATGGAACTGGAAGAGTCCATCCATATCCTTCAGACCAAAGCCATTAACCTGATTGCTACCCAAATGGCTGAAAGTTCTTTCGATGAAAAGGAACGTTCCAACTATTTCATTTACTTGTTTAGGGTAATCAAGGCTTTTGAAAGAATCGGAGACATTTCAGTTGAAATCAGGGACGTTGCCATTGAGTTTCATGACAATATTCCAAGGCCGACCACTCCACGTTCATTCAGGCTAAATTAA